The segment ACCGCTGCCCGTGGGCTACGTCATCTGCTCGCTGATCATCCTGCCGCTCGTCGTGTACGGCATGACCGCGCTGTCGAAGATGCAGGTGTGGACCCAGCCGGTCTGGCTGGTGCTGATGGTCGCGCCGTTCGTGTCCATCGCGATCCAGGAGCCCGGGAAGTTCGCCGAGTTCACGCATTTCGCGGGCAACTCGCCCACCGGGTCGAGCATCAGCATGCTCGGGGTCGGGGCGGGCGCCGGCGTCGCCCTGTCGCTGATCGCGCAGATCGGGGAGCAGGTCGACTACCTGCGCTTCATGCCCGACAGGACGGCCGGCAACGGCAGGCAGTGGTGGGCCGCGGTCCTCGGTGCCGGGCCCGGGTGGGTGGTGCTGGGCGCGCTGAAGCAGATCGGCGGCGCCTTCCTCGCCTTCTGCATCGCCTCGAGCGTGGGGCTGGCCAAGGCCAACGAGCCGATCCAGCAGTACGTCCACGGGTTCGGGACCTTCGCCGCGCCCGTCGCCCTGGGGCTGGCCACCTTCTTCGTCATCCTCTCCCAGGTGAAGATCAACTCCACGAACGCCTACTCCGGTTCGCTGTCCTGGTCGAACTTCTTCTCCCGGCTGACCCACCGTCACCCCGGCCGCGTCGTCTACATCTTCCTCAACGTGGGCATCGCCCTCGCCCTGATGGAGGGCGGCGTCTTCGGCTTCCTCAACACCGTCCTCGGGTTCTACTCCAACGTGGCGATCGCCTGGATCGGCGCGGTCGTCGCCGACCTGGTCATCAACAAGCCGCTGAAGCTGAGCCCGTCGTACATCGAGTTCAAGCGGGCCCACCTGCACCACTTCAACCCGGTCGGCTTCGGTTCCATGCTGATCGCGTCGGCGGTGTCCATCGCCGCGTACTTCGACGCCTTCGGCAAGGCGTTCTCCCCCTTCATCGCGCTGTTCCTCGCCATGGTGCTCTCGCCGCTGTTCGCCGTGCTCACGAAGGGCAAGTACTACATCGCCCGCGCGGACGTTCTGGACGAGCCGCTGCTCGGACCCGACGGGCTGCCCTCGGCGGCCACCCTGACCTGCTCGGTGTGCGCGACCGGCTTCGAACGGCCGGACATGGCCGGCTGCCCCTTCCACCACGGCGCGATCTGCTCGCTGTGCTGCAGCCTGGAGAAGGACTGCCACGACACGTGCAAGGCCGGGGGCGCCGCCGGCCCGGTCGCCCTGGGCCTGCCCGCCGTGCGCGCGCAGGACTGAGCCCGGCCGCGTGTGCGCGGAACGCGCGGTGGCCGGGGCGAGG is part of the Streptomyces puniciscabiei genome and harbors:
- a CDS encoding purine-cytosine permease family protein; this encodes MTETVDNQAPPAPPSSPGARTYNGWTQNDTLEDYSLRYAPKSFRRWTPYVVATTALGGIAYLADFAIGGSIAVSHGFASAMVAILTAAVVIFLTGIPISYYSAKYSIDMDLLTRGAGFGYLGSTLTSVIYASFTFIFFALEGSIMAQALELGLHIPLPVGYVICSLIILPLVVYGMTALSKMQVWTQPVWLVLMVAPFVSIAIQEPGKFAEFTHFAGNSPTGSSISMLGVGAGAGVALSLIAQIGEQVDYLRFMPDRTAGNGRQWWAAVLGAGPGWVVLGALKQIGGAFLAFCIASSVGLAKANEPIQQYVHGFGTFAAPVALGLATFFVILSQVKINSTNAYSGSLSWSNFFSRLTHRHPGRVVYIFLNVGIALALMEGGVFGFLNTVLGFYSNVAIAWIGAVVADLVINKPLKLSPSYIEFKRAHLHHFNPVGFGSMLIASAVSIAAYFDAFGKAFSPFIALFLAMVLSPLFAVLTKGKYYIARADVLDEPLLGPDGLPSAATLTCSVCATGFERPDMAGCPFHHGAICSLCCSLEKDCHDTCKAGGAAGPVALGLPAVRAQD